The proteins below are encoded in one region of Streptomyces roseirectus:
- a CDS encoding peptide ABC transporter substrate-binding protein: MRGVMGVRWVVGAAAVALVASGCGGDDGGGGSGGDGVLTASWGDPQNPLEPANTNEVQGGKVLDMTFRGLKRYDPETGKANDMLAEKIETTDSQNFTVTVKDGWTFSNGEKVTAKSFVDAWNYAASLKNNQKNAYFFSYIDGFTKTHPEDGSAQTADTLSGLKVTGPLTFTIRLSQKFSTFPDTLGYNAFVPLPQAFFTDHAGWLKKPVGNGPYTIDSYTKGSQMSLKKWDAYPGTDKAQNGGVTLKVYTDNNTAYTDLMAGNLDLVDDVPATQLKNVKNDLGDRYLNTPAGIIQTLAFPFYDQNWNKAGSEKLRKGLSMAINRQQITDTIFQKTRTPATDWTSPVLGADGGYKAGLCGDACQYNPTEAKKLIQEAGGLPGGQVKISYNADTGSHKDWVDAVCNSVNNALGNEKACVGNPIGTFADFRNQITQHKMSGPFRAGWQMDYPLIQNFLQPLYYTDASSNDGQWSNKDFDKLVDQANASTDTAKAVEDFQKAEEVLRDNMGAIPLWYQNGSAGYSDRLSDVKLNPFSVPVYNEIKVG; this comes from the coding sequence ATGCGTGGAGTCATGGGTGTGAGGTGGGTTGTGGGGGCGGCGGCGGTCGCGTTGGTGGCGTCGGGGTGTGGTGGGGATGACGGCGGGGGCGGGAGTGGTGGGGATGGGGTGTTGACGGCGTCGTGGGGGGATCCGCAGAACCCCCTGGAGCCGGCCAACACCAATGAGGTGCAGGGCGGGAAGGTGCTGGACATGACCTTCCGGGGGCTCAAGCGGTACGACCCCGAGACCGGCAAGGCGAACGACATGCTCGCCGAGAAGATCGAGACGACGGACTCGCAGAACTTCACGGTGACCGTGAAGGACGGCTGGACGTTCAGCAACGGCGAGAAGGTCACCGCGAAGTCGTTCGTGGACGCCTGGAACTACGCGGCGAGCCTGAAGAACAACCAGAAGAACGCGTACTTCTTCTCGTACATCGACGGCTTCACCAAGACGCACCCCGAGGACGGCAGCGCCCAGACCGCCGACACCCTCTCGGGGTTGAAGGTCACCGGCCCGCTGACCTTCACCATCAGGCTCTCCCAGAAGTTCTCCACGTTCCCCGACACCCTCGGCTACAACGCCTTCGTCCCGCTGCCGCAGGCGTTCTTCACCGACCACGCCGGCTGGCTGAAGAAGCCGGTCGGCAACGGCCCGTACACGATCGACTCGTACACCAAGGGCTCCCAGATGAGCCTGAAGAAGTGGGACGCCTACCCCGGCACCGACAAGGCCCAGAACGGCGGCGTCACCCTCAAGGTCTACACCGACAACAACACGGCGTACACGGACCTGATGGCCGGCAACCTCGACCTCGTCGACGACGTCCCCGCCACCCAGCTCAAGAACGTCAAGAACGACCTCGGCGACCGCTACCTGAACACCCCCGCCGGCATCATCCAGACCCTCGCGTTCCCGTTCTACGACCAGAACTGGAACAAGGCGGGCTCCGAAAAGCTCCGCAAGGGCCTGTCGATGGCCATCAACCGGCAGCAGATCACCGACACGATCTTCCAGAAGACCCGCACCCCCGCCACCGACTGGACCTCACCCGTCCTCGGCGCGGACGGCGGCTACAAGGCGGGCCTGTGCGGCGACGCCTGCCAGTACAACCCCACCGAGGCGAAGAAGCTGATCCAGGAGGCCGGCGGCCTGCCGGGCGGCCAGGTCAAGATCAGCTACAACGCCGACACCGGCTCCCACAAGGACTGGGTCGACGCCGTCTGCAACTCCGTCAACAACGCCCTCGGCAACGAGAAGGCGTGCGTCGGCAACCCCATCGGCACCTTCGCCGACTTCCGCAACCAGATCACCCAGCACAAGATGAGCGGCCCCTTCCGCGCCGGCTGGCAGATGGACTACCCCCTCATCCAGAACTTCCTCCAGCCGCTCTACTACACCGACGCCTCCTCCAACGACGGCCAGTGGTCCAACAAGGACTTCGACAAGCTCGTCGACCAGGCCAACGCCTCGACCGACACCGCCAAGGCCGTCGAGGACTTCCAGAAGGCCGAGGAGGTCCTGCGCGACAACATGGGCGCCATCCCCCTCTGGTACCAGAACGGCAGCGCCGGCTACTCGGACCGCCTCTCCGACGTCAAGCTCAACCCGTTCTCCGTCCCGGTCTACAACGAGATCAAGGTCGGCTGA
- a CDS encoding helix-turn-helix domain-containing protein has translation MKNMVVQTESRIPHTSRTNGGWAYLGTPLGAAVKARRVELGLTQERLAAQAGMSQGALSRLERGKAVPTLPLLERLAAAMTANLLIALSPTGTVHVTFRVPGPLPHRPNPPRMASAR, from the coding sequence ATGAAGAACATGGTCGTGCAGACCGAATCACGAATTCCACACACCTCACGCACGAACGGGGGCTGGGCCTACCTCGGCACCCCGCTGGGCGCGGCAGTCAAAGCCCGCCGCGTCGAACTCGGCCTCACCCAGGAACGCCTCGCCGCCCAGGCCGGCATGAGCCAAGGCGCCCTCTCCCGCCTTGAACGAGGCAAAGCCGTCCCCACCCTGCCCCTCCTCGAACGCCTCGCCGCCGCCATGACCGCCAACCTCCTCATCGCCCTCTCCCCGACCGGCACAGTCCACGTGACCTTCCGCGTCCCCGGCCCCTTGCCCCACCGCCCGAACCCGCCCCGCATGGCGAGCGCACGCTGA
- a CDS encoding ABC transporter substrate-binding protein yields MNRPGRLLTAAALTASLLLPVVPVVSVAPQAYAKDEPKVLTVAVAQSVDSLSPFLATRLLSTSVLRLTYEYLTDYDPADAHVVPGLATKWSPSPDKLTWTYTIRPDATWSDGRKVTAEDAAWTFTKMMTDPDAATANGSYVTNFAQVTAPTPTQLVIRLKSPQATMTALDMPIVPKHVWEKVGDLGSFNNDKTFPVVGDGPFLLTDYKADAYVRLTANKKFWRGAPKFDELLFKYYKDGDAAVAALQKGEVSFVHNLTPAQANALADHEDIKVNDAPGRRFYALAVNPGARAKDGTRFGDGHPSLLDQRVRQALFHAVDRTALVDRVFQGHAVEGEGYIPPRFADYFWKPSPQQKLAYDPQRAAQLLDQAGYRTNTDGRRLGKDGRPITYRVLCHATDPNDKAVGQYLKEWWDKLGIGVRLDCLDNVTDPWLAGNYDLAFDGWSVNPDPDYVLSIHTCGALPATPKDTGATDNFICDKQYDALYARQLAEYDPAKRAALVKQMQSRLYDLAYMNVMAYPNSVEAYRTDQIASITTMPKAAGNIYGQDGYWSWWSAEPAEASGDSSSGLSGGVIAGIVAGAALLAGAGVFLGLRRRAGAEDRE; encoded by the coding sequence ATGAACCGACCCGGGCGCCTCCTGACGGCCGCAGCCCTGACCGCGTCCCTCCTGCTCCCCGTAGTACCCGTAGTCTCCGTAGCACCTCAGGCGTACGCGAAGGACGAGCCCAAGGTCCTCACCGTGGCCGTCGCCCAGAGCGTCGACTCCCTGAGCCCCTTCCTCGCCACCCGCCTCCTCAGCACCAGCGTCCTACGCCTGACGTACGAGTACCTGACGGACTACGACCCCGCCGACGCCCACGTCGTCCCCGGCCTCGCGACGAAGTGGTCCCCCTCCCCCGACAAGCTGACGTGGACGTACACGATCCGCCCGGACGCCACCTGGTCCGACGGGAGGAAGGTCACCGCCGAGGACGCGGCGTGGACGTTCACGAAGATGATGACGGACCCCGACGCGGCGACCGCGAACGGCAGTTACGTCACCAACTTCGCCCAGGTCACCGCGCCCACGCCGACCCAGCTGGTGATCCGGCTGAAGAGCCCGCAGGCCACCATGACCGCCCTGGACATGCCGATCGTCCCCAAGCACGTGTGGGAGAAGGTCGGCGACCTCGGCTCGTTCAACAACGACAAGACGTTCCCGGTCGTCGGCGACGGCCCCTTCCTCCTCACGGACTACAAGGCCGACGCCTACGTCCGCCTGACGGCCAACAAGAAGTTCTGGCGCGGCGCCCCGAAGTTCGACGAACTGCTCTTCAAGTACTACAAGGACGGTGACGCGGCCGTCGCGGCGCTCCAGAAGGGCGAGGTGTCCTTCGTCCACAACCTCACCCCCGCCCAGGCCAACGCCCTCGCCGACCACGAGGACATCAAGGTGAACGACGCCCCGGGCCGCCGCTTCTACGCCCTCGCCGTCAACCCGGGCGCCCGCGCGAAGGACGGCACCCGCTTCGGCGACGGCCACCCCTCCCTCCTCGACCAGCGCGTCCGCCAGGCCCTGTTCCACGCCGTCGACCGGACCGCCCTGGTGGACCGGGTGTTCCAGGGGCACGCCGTGGAGGGCGAGGGCTACATCCCGCCCCGGTTCGCGGACTACTTCTGGAAACCCTCGCCGCAGCAGAAACTCGCCTACGACCCGCAGCGCGCGGCCCAACTCCTCGACCAGGCCGGCTACCGGACCAACACGGACGGCCGCCGCCTCGGCAAGGACGGCAGGCCGATCACGTACCGCGTCCTGTGCCACGCGACCGACCCCAACGACAAGGCCGTCGGCCAGTACCTCAAGGAGTGGTGGGACAAGCTCGGCATCGGGGTCCGCCTCGACTGCCTCGACAACGTCACCGACCCCTGGCTGGCCGGCAACTACGACCTCGCCTTCGACGGCTGGTCGGTCAACCCGGACCCGGACTACGTCCTGTCGATCCACACCTGCGGGGCCCTGCCCGCGACCCCCAAGGACACCGGCGCGACGGACAATTTCATCTGCGACAAACAGTACGACGCCCTGTACGCACGGCAGTTGGCCGAGTACGACCCGGCGAAACGCGCCGCGCTGGTGAAGCAGATGCAGTCCCGCCTGTACGACCTCGCGTACATGAACGTCATGGCGTACCCGAACTCCGTGGAGGCGTACCGCACCGACCAGATCGCGTCCATCACGACGATGCCGAAGGCCGCCGGGAACATCTACGGGCAGGACGGCTACTGGAGTTGGTGGTCGGCGGAGCCGGCCGAGGCGTCCGGTGACTCCTCCTCGGGCCTGTCGGGCGGGGTGATCGCCGGGATCGTCGCCGGGGCCGCCCTGCTCGCCGGCGCCGGGGTGTTCCTCGGGCTGCGGCGGCGCGCGGGGGCGGAGGACCGGGAGTGA
- a CDS encoding ABC transporter permease, whose protein sequence is MSEAVAGDVGKAARTSDGSPGAGYLPYVAGKLGGAVVSLLAVLVTAFFLFRLIPGDPVKTMTGGRQVSAEQLARYREEFGLDLPVWRQFTDYCGKALTGDLGTSYQFRAPVVDKITEALPNTLLLTGTAFVLYTVLGVALGTRSAWRHGGLGDRFHTGLALLLYSVPSFWLGLLLIIVFAVGAGPIPGLFPTGGMETGGEEGFAYVLDVAHHLVLPVVTLVAVEYGQTLLVTRSALLDEMGSDYLTTARAKGLRDAVVRRRHAVPNALLPTVTLVFVNLGRTVAGVILVETVFSWPGLGGLFYQALSVPDLPLVQGLFLFFASAVIVMNTLADLVYPLLDPRVAAR, encoded by the coding sequence GTGAGCGAGGCGGTCGCCGGGGACGTCGGGAAGGCCGCGCGGACGTCGGACGGCTCGCCTGGGGCCGGCTATCTCCCGTACGTCGCGGGGAAGTTGGGCGGGGCCGTCGTCTCCCTGCTGGCGGTGCTGGTCACCGCGTTCTTCCTGTTCCGGCTGATCCCCGGCGACCCGGTGAAGACGATGACCGGGGGCCGGCAGGTGTCGGCGGAGCAACTGGCGCGCTACCGGGAGGAGTTCGGGCTCGACCTGCCGGTGTGGCGGCAGTTCACGGACTACTGCGGCAAGGCGCTCACCGGTGACCTCGGGACCTCGTACCAGTTCCGCGCGCCCGTCGTCGACAAGATCACCGAGGCGCTGCCGAACACGCTGCTGCTGACGGGCACCGCGTTCGTCCTCTACACGGTGCTCGGCGTCGCGCTTGGCACCCGCTCCGCGTGGCGGCACGGCGGGCTCGGCGACCGCTTCCACACCGGGCTCGCGCTGCTCCTCTACTCGGTCCCGTCGTTCTGGCTGGGGCTGCTGCTGATCATCGTGTTCGCGGTGGGCGCCGGCCCGATCCCGGGGCTGTTCCCAACCGGTGGCATGGAGACGGGTGGTGAGGAGGGGTTCGCGTATGTCCTGGACGTCGCCCACCACTTGGTGCTGCCGGTCGTCACCCTCGTCGCCGTCGAGTACGGGCAGACGCTGCTCGTGACACGGTCCGCGCTGCTCGACGAGATGGGCAGCGACTATCTGACGACCGCGCGGGCCAAGGGACTTCGGGACGCGGTGGTGCGGCGCCGGCACGCCGTGCCGAACGCGCTGCTGCCGACGGTGACGCTGGTCTTCGTGAACCTGGGCCGGACCGTCGCCGGGGTGATCCTCGTCGAGACGGTGTTCTCCTGGCCGGGGCTCGGCGGGCTCTTCTACCAGGCGCTCAGCGTGCCCGATCTGCCGCTCGTGCAGGGCCTGTTCCTGTTCTTCGCGTCGGCGGTGATCGTCATGAACACCCTCGCCGACCTCGTCTATCCGCTGCTCGACCCGAGGGTGGCCGCCCGATGA
- a CDS encoding ABC transporter permease, with amino-acid sequence MTTLAWQRRRLSAVRFWHTYRTHRAGLLGLAALAAFALVALTAPLTIGADVTGVTDAPGRPMESPSGEFWLGTDVYGRDLLGLVIWGSRVSLLVGLLAAVLSVAIGAVVGITAGHFKGVYATVAMRVTDWFLVMPTLVLAIALATVMSRSLGTVVLAIGVTTWPTTARLVRAQTLAVESRPYIERATALGGGHGHIMLRHVLPNVMPLVLAQTTLMVSSSILTEATLAFLGLGDPTVVSWGGLLQEAREAGAVSSGDWWYLVPPGIAIAGVALAFTLCGRAVESVLNPRLGVRS; translated from the coding sequence ATGACGACCCTGGCGTGGCAGCGCCGGCGCCTGAGCGCCGTCCGCTTCTGGCACACCTACCGCACACACCGCGCGGGCCTGCTGGGGCTCGCCGCGCTGGCCGCGTTCGCGCTGGTCGCCCTCACGGCACCGCTCACGATCGGCGCGGACGTCACCGGCGTGACCGACGCGCCCGGCCGTCCGATGGAGAGCCCGAGCGGCGAGTTCTGGCTCGGCACCGACGTGTACGGGCGTGACCTGCTGGGGCTCGTGATCTGGGGCTCGCGGGTGTCGCTGCTGGTCGGGCTGCTCGCGGCGGTCCTGTCGGTGGCGATCGGCGCGGTCGTCGGCATCACCGCCGGGCACTTCAAGGGCGTGTACGCGACCGTCGCGATGCGCGTCACGGACTGGTTCCTCGTCATGCCGACGCTGGTCCTCGCCATCGCCCTCGCGACCGTCATGTCCCGCTCCCTCGGGACGGTCGTCCTCGCGATCGGCGTCACGACCTGGCCGACGACGGCCCGGCTGGTGCGGGCGCAGACGCTGGCCGTCGAGTCGCGGCCGTACATCGAACGCGCGACGGCGCTGGGGGGCGGGCACGGGCACATCATGCTCCGGCACGTCCTGCCCAACGTGATGCCGCTGGTGCTCGCGCAGACGACGCTCATGGTGTCGTCGTCGATCCTCACGGAGGCGACGCTCGCGTTCCTAGGGCTCGGGGATCCGACGGTCGTGTCCTGGGGCGGACTTCTCCAGGAGGCCAGGGAGGCGGGCGCGGTGAGTTCCGGTGACTGGTGGTACCTGGTGCCACCGGGGATCGCGATCGCGGGGGTCGCGCTGGCGTTCACGCTGTGCGGGCGCGCCGTCGAGTCGGTGCTCAACCCCCGGCTGGGGGTGCGGAGTTGA
- a CDS encoding ABC transporter ATP-binding protein, with the protein MSVLEVRDLRVTYAGGFAAVRGVDLELTAGQKLGVAGESGCGKSTLALTLLRLLPAGAQVSGQVLLDGEDVLTMRWGRLRAVRWAGASLVFQGAMHSLNPVHRVADQIAEPIVLHGRATPGAARRRAGELLEQVGLPAARGRAYPHELSGGQRQRVMIAMALACEPGLIIADEPTTALDVMVQAQILRLIEGLVADEELSLIMISHDLAVLADTCDRLAIMYAGRIVEKGPAHKVFTSPHHPYAQALASAFPRIGDPTARFAPHGLPGDPPDPSALPPGCAFHPRCGVALDTCASEDQTLRAAGVGRAAACVHVGEGR; encoded by the coding sequence TTGAGCGTCCTTGAGGTACGGGATCTGCGGGTGACGTACGCGGGCGGGTTCGCGGCGGTCCGGGGTGTGGACCTGGAGTTGACGGCCGGTCAGAAGCTGGGGGTGGCGGGCGAGTCGGGGTGCGGGAAGTCGACGCTGGCACTCACGCTGCTGCGGTTGCTGCCCGCCGGGGCCCAGGTGTCGGGGCAGGTCCTGCTGGACGGGGAGGATGTGTTGACGATGCGCTGGGGGCGGCTGCGGGCCGTCCGCTGGGCCGGGGCCTCGCTCGTCTTCCAGGGGGCCATGCACTCCCTCAACCCCGTCCACCGCGTGGCCGACCAGATCGCCGAGCCGATCGTCCTGCACGGACGGGCGACGCCGGGCGCCGCTCGGCGGCGGGCCGGGGAACTGCTGGAGCAGGTCGGCCTCCCCGCCGCGCGCGGGCGCGCCTACCCCCACGAACTCTCCGGCGGCCAGCGCCAACGCGTCATGATCGCCATGGCCCTGGCCTGCGAGCCCGGCCTGATCATCGCCGACGAACCCACCACCGCCCTCGACGTCATGGTGCAGGCCCAGATCCTCCGCCTCATCGAAGGGCTGGTCGCGGACGAGGAACTGAGCCTGATCATGATCAGCCACGACCTGGCAGTCCTGGCCGACACCTGCGACCGTCTGGCGATCATGTACGCGGGCCGCATCGTGGAGAAAGGCCCGGCCCACAAGGTCTTCACTTCACCCCACCACCCCTACGCCCAAGCCCTCGCCTCAGCCTTCCCCCGCATCGGCGACCCCACAGCCCGCTTCGCCCCCCACGGCCTCCCCGGCGACCCCCCAGACCCCTCCGCCCTACCCCCCGGCTGCGCCTTCCACCCTCGCTGCGGAGTCGCGCTGGACACCTGCGCCTCGGAGGACCAGACCCTACGGGCAGCGGGGGTTGGCCGGGCGGCGGCGTGCGTGCACGTGGGCGAGGGACGGTGA